Proteins encoded together in one Microbacterium sp. ABRD28 window:
- a CDS encoding aldo/keto reductase, whose translation MRKITLGANDAPNVVLGVMRIADKTDEEVRALVAAARDVGIDFFDHADVYGNELHGCESRFADALQLSPSEREQITLQTKAGIVREGPYFDFSYDHLVTSVEGSLQALKTDHIDILLLHRPDALVEPEEVARAFDHLESSGKVRAFGVSNQTPAQIELLKTAVSQPIVANQLQLSITHAPTVAQGVAANMAGTEQSIVLDGGGIIDYCRLHGITVQAWSPFQAGFFTGTFLGSPDYADLNAVIDRLAKAYDVPAIAIATAWITRHPANMQVVLGTTTIERVQGAALGSDIPLTRAEWYELFRAAGYRVP comes from the coding sequence GTGAGAAAGATCACCCTGGGAGCGAACGACGCCCCCAACGTCGTCCTCGGTGTCATGCGCATCGCCGACAAGACCGACGAAGAGGTCCGCGCGCTCGTCGCGGCCGCCCGCGACGTCGGCATCGACTTCTTCGACCACGCCGACGTCTACGGCAACGAGCTGCACGGCTGCGAGTCGCGCTTCGCCGATGCCCTCCAGCTCTCCCCGTCCGAGCGCGAGCAGATCACCCTCCAGACCAAGGCGGGAATCGTGAGAGAGGGTCCGTACTTCGACTTCTCCTACGACCACCTCGTCACATCGGTCGAGGGGTCGCTGCAGGCGCTGAAGACCGACCACATCGACATCCTGCTCCTGCACCGGCCCGATGCGCTCGTCGAGCCCGAGGAGGTCGCGCGCGCGTTCGATCACCTCGAGAGCTCGGGCAAGGTCCGCGCCTTCGGCGTCTCCAACCAGACTCCCGCCCAGATCGAGCTGCTGAAGACCGCGGTCAGCCAGCCGATCGTGGCCAACCAGCTGCAGCTGTCGATCACGCATGCGCCGACCGTGGCGCAGGGGGTCGCGGCGAACATGGCGGGCACCGAGCAGTCGATCGTCCTCGACGGCGGCGGGATCATCGACTACTGCCGCCTCCACGGCATCACGGTGCAGGCCTGGTCGCCCTTCCAGGCCGGCTTCTTCACCGGCACCTTCCTCGGCTCCCCCGACTACGCCGATTTGAACGCCGTCATCGACCGCCTCGCGAAGGCCTACGACGTCCCCGCCATCGCCATCGCGACGGCGTGGATCACGCGGCATCCGGCGAACATGCAGGTCGTGCTCGGCACCACCACCATCGAGCGCGTGCAGGGTGCCGCGCTCGGTTCCGACATCCCCCTCACGCGGGCCGAGTGGTACGAGCTGTTCCGTGCCGCCGGATACCGCGTGCCCTGA
- a CDS encoding ABC transporter permease, whose amino-acid sequence MSTTRASHKVSFGPSRTIRLGLRRIAFEVRAYFRQGDSVFFTFLFPVLFLFIFAVAFSSSTFGPPTDEVTAAGYYLPAMLAAGLLLSGTQLLAIDIAMERSDGTLKRLGGMPLSPVSYFIGKLGQVLVTGVFQAALLLVIAAVFFGVTLPTDPERWLTFAWVFLLGAITCGVLGIALSALPRSGRSATAVVIPIVLVLQFISGVFIPFDTLPEWLQNFAGIFPLKWIAQGMRSVFLPEVFADAEPGGSWQHQETLIALLIWLVVGLILARLTFRWIRKDG is encoded by the coding sequence ATGAGCACCACCCGCGCATCGCACAAGGTGTCGTTCGGGCCGAGCCGTACCATCCGCCTGGGCCTTCGCCGCATCGCCTTCGAGGTGCGCGCCTACTTCCGCCAGGGCGACTCGGTGTTTTTCACCTTCCTCTTCCCGGTGCTGTTCCTGTTCATCTTCGCGGTGGCCTTCAGCAGCAGCACCTTCGGTCCGCCCACCGACGAGGTCACCGCCGCCGGGTATTACCTCCCCGCCATGCTCGCCGCGGGCCTGCTGCTCTCGGGCACGCAGCTGCTGGCGATCGACATCGCCATGGAACGCAGCGACGGCACCCTCAAGCGCCTGGGGGGCATGCCCCTCTCACCGGTGTCGTACTTCATCGGCAAGCTCGGCCAGGTGCTGGTGACCGGGGTGTTCCAGGCTGCTCTGCTGCTCGTGATCGCCGCGGTGTTCTTCGGCGTCACCCTCCCCACCGACCCCGAGCGTTGGCTGACCTTCGCCTGGGTGTTCCTCCTCGGTGCCATCACCTGCGGTGTTCTGGGGATCGCCCTCAGCGCCCTTCCGCGCAGCGGCCGGAGCGCCACCGCGGTCGTCATCCCGATCGTGCTGGTGCTGCAGTTCATCTCCGGTGTCTTCATCCCCTTCGACACGCTGCCGGAGTGGCTTCAAAACTTCGCCGGGATCTTCCCGCTGAAGTGGATCGCGCAGGGGATGCGCTCGGTGTTCCTCCCCGAGGTCTTCGCCGACGCCGAGCCGGGCGGATCGTGGCAGCACCAGGAGACCCTCATCGCGCTCCTCATCTGGCTGGTGGTGGGTCTGATCCTCGCCCGACTGACCTTCCGGTGGATTCGCAAGGACGGCTGA
- a CDS encoding ABC transporter ATP-binding protein, whose translation MTSVVEVEDLTKTYRGGFQALKGVSFDIRRGETFALLGPNGAGKSTTIEILEGYRDRSGGEVRVLKVDPRQGDLRWRSRLGIVLQSTGEAPSASVKELLSHFASFYPRARKVDEVIEAVGLSEKAKTSVRKLSGGQRRRVDVALGIIGSPELLFLDEPTTGFDPEARRVFWELIRGLQREGTTILLTTHYLDEAAELSERAAIVVGGKLASLGPVGELGGAEARIPIVRWRQDGRVREERTEHPGRVVADLYDALGAEPEGLEIVRPSLEDVYLSFVEGEAGDDAAPEPGGDTETVTEVTR comes from the coding sequence ATGACGAGTGTTGTCGAGGTCGAAGACCTCACCAAGACCTACCGCGGCGGCTTCCAGGCGCTGAAGGGCGTGAGCTTCGACATCCGCCGTGGCGAGACCTTCGCGCTCCTCGGCCCCAACGGCGCCGGCAAGAGCACGACCATCGAGATCCTCGAGGGGTACCGCGACCGCTCGGGTGGCGAGGTGCGGGTGTTGAAGGTCGACCCGCGCCAGGGGGATCTCCGCTGGCGGTCGCGGCTGGGCATCGTGCTGCAGAGCACGGGGGAGGCGCCGTCGGCGAGCGTGAAGGAGCTGCTGTCGCACTTCGCATCGTTCTACCCGCGGGCGCGGAAGGTCGACGAGGTCATCGAGGCGGTCGGGCTCTCCGAGAAGGCGAAGACCTCGGTGCGCAAGCTCTCCGGTGGTCAGCGTCGGCGTGTCGATGTGGCCCTCGGCATCATCGGGTCGCCCGAACTGCTCTTCCTCGATGAGCCGACCACCGGGTTCGACCCCGAAGCCCGGCGGGTGTTCTGGGAGCTCATCCGGGGGCTCCAGCGCGAGGGAACGACCATCCTGTTGACCACCCACTACCTCGATGAGGCCGCCGAGCTCTCCGAGCGCGCGGCGATCGTCGTGGGCGGCAAGCTCGCCTCGCTCGGTCCGGTCGGTGAGCTCGGCGGGGCCGAGGCGCGCATCCCGATCGTGCGGTGGCGCCAAGACGGCCGAGTCCGCGAGGAGCGCACCGAGCATCCGGGACGCGTGGTCGCCGACCTCTACGACGCGCTCGGTGCCGAGCCCGAGGGGCTCGAGATCGTGCGACCGAGCCTCGAAGACGTCTATCTGTCGTTCGTGGAGGGCGAAGCGGGCGACGACGCCGCGCCCGAGCCCGGAGGCGACACCGAGACCGTCACGGAGGTGACCCGATGA
- a CDS encoding NUDIX domain-containing protein, translated as MRSAGILLFRLGGHPEVLIAHMGGPFWAKKDAGAWSIPKGEFDDDEAPLDAARREFREELGVEAPEVDYAELGTYAYSSGKRVTVFVGDGAGFDAPTAGFGEFEMEWPPRSGKRAVFPEVDRAEWVGFDVARERLVKGQRPAIDALQARLAAV; from the coding sequence ATGCGCAGCGCCGGCATCCTTCTCTTCCGGCTCGGCGGGCACCCCGAGGTGCTCATCGCCCACATGGGCGGGCCGTTCTGGGCGAAGAAGGACGCCGGCGCGTGGTCGATCCCCAAGGGCGAGTTCGACGACGATGAGGCGCCGTTGGATGCCGCCCGGCGGGAGTTCCGCGAGGAGCTCGGCGTCGAGGCGCCCGAGGTGGACTACGCCGAGCTCGGCACCTACGCGTACTCGTCGGGGAAACGCGTGACGGTGTTCGTCGGTGACGGCGCGGGCTTCGACGCCCCGACGGCGGGGTTCGGCGAGTTCGAGATGGAGTGGCCGCCCCGCTCGGGCAAGCGGGCGGTGTTCCCCGAAGTCGACCGGGCCGAATGGGTCGGGTTCGACGTGGCGCGTGAGCGCCTCGTGAAGGGCCAGCGCCCCGCCATCGACGCCCTCCAGGCCCGGCTCGCCGCGGTGTGA
- a CDS encoding AarF/UbiB family protein: protein MPAWVIVGLLAIVFALIATWVARRLLDRRIGEIRALILSVLVFLISAPVALWMLQRSGVLDADFAFAVQGFIALAFLALTLGWMLAIVVAVIMAVEFLWPSRGFRNPVTAFRQALRRRDRARRYAQIVAIGSRHGLGLYQRHRRGDGDDLPTALVAALNQAGVTFVKLGQTLSTREDVLPPEFVRALSTLQMDSTAIPWTEAEAAIIAELGRPLDEVFAAVEEQPLAAASVAQVHAATLLSGEEVVVKIQRPRARAQVTTDLDILERLAADAERRMEWARDYGLRALVVEFARALRDELDYRVEAANTELLRGAIARSSDSQVSVPKVYAQFTTTRMLVLERVTGTPFSRLSPGELPPDRAVAIADRVVDAVFEQIAVRGVFHADLHPGNLVLRDDDSVALVDFGAIGVLERSMRHLLVPFLIAILNEDDIAATDVVLLLCAPARGTSADRAALQHDIGVVLTRIHNDTNDQNVFRALIDVLRAHRLAMPPSLLLVFRTLASLEGSMRRLQADYDMVGHALSRAPHTARLMNTPRDLLLSAQSNGALLVEQLRRLPRRMENLGRSLEDGAFVVQLRRFSNPSERSWLDGLLGQVTVTIVGIALLLMGILLAVADGGPELTTQVAVSPFLGSVVALGGFLLLLRSLRRALRLRGDVLEGDASDGEA, encoded by the coding sequence ATGCCGGCCTGGGTGATCGTAGGTCTCCTCGCGATCGTGTTCGCGCTCATCGCGACGTGGGTGGCGCGTCGCCTCCTCGACCGGCGGATCGGCGAGATCCGGGCGCTCATCCTCTCCGTGCTCGTCTTCCTCATCAGCGCGCCGGTGGCGCTGTGGATGCTGCAGCGCTCGGGCGTCCTCGACGCCGACTTCGCGTTCGCCGTCCAGGGGTTCATCGCCCTGGCGTTCCTCGCCCTGACGCTCGGGTGGATGCTCGCGATCGTCGTCGCCGTCATCATGGCCGTGGAGTTCCTCTGGCCCTCCCGCGGCTTCCGCAACCCTGTCACGGCCTTCCGCCAAGCCCTCCGGCGACGCGACCGCGCTCGCCGTTACGCGCAGATCGTCGCGATCGGGTCACGACACGGGCTGGGGCTCTACCAGCGTCATCGTCGCGGCGACGGCGACGATCTGCCGACAGCCCTCGTCGCTGCTCTCAACCAGGCGGGGGTGACGTTCGTCAAGCTCGGGCAGACCCTGTCCACCCGCGAGGACGTGCTTCCGCCCGAGTTCGTGCGCGCCCTGTCCACCCTGCAGATGGATTCGACCGCCATCCCGTGGACGGAGGCGGAGGCGGCGATCATCGCCGAGCTGGGGCGGCCGCTGGACGAGGTGTTCGCGGCGGTGGAGGAGCAACCCCTCGCCGCGGCATCCGTCGCACAGGTGCACGCGGCCACGCTGCTGTCGGGGGAGGAGGTCGTGGTCAAGATCCAGCGACCACGGGCCCGCGCGCAGGTGACGACAGACCTCGACATCCTCGAGCGTCTGGCCGCCGACGCCGAACGCCGCATGGAGTGGGCCCGCGACTACGGACTGCGCGCACTCGTGGTCGAGTTCGCGCGGGCGCTGCGTGACGAGCTCGACTACCGCGTCGAAGCGGCGAACACCGAGCTGCTGCGCGGGGCCATCGCCCGATCCAGCGACTCGCAGGTGTCGGTCCCGAAGGTGTACGCGCAGTTCACCACCACACGCATGCTCGTTCTCGAGCGGGTGACCGGAACCCCTTTCAGCCGCCTGAGCCCCGGTGAGCTCCCGCCCGATCGGGCCGTTGCGATCGCCGACCGCGTCGTGGACGCCGTGTTCGAGCAGATCGCCGTCCGGGGCGTCTTCCACGCCGACCTGCACCCCGGGAACCTGGTGCTGCGTGATGATGACAGCGTCGCGCTCGTCGACTTCGGAGCCATCGGCGTGCTCGAACGCAGCATGCGCCACCTCCTCGTGCCCTTTCTGATCGCGATCCTCAACGAAGACGACATCGCCGCCACCGACGTCGTCCTTCTGCTGTGCGCGCCGGCGCGCGGCACATCGGCAGATCGCGCGGCGCTGCAGCACGACATCGGGGTGGTGCTGACCCGCATCCACAACGACACCAACGACCAGAACGTCTTCCGGGCTTTGATCGATGTGCTGCGGGCGCACCGACTGGCCATGCCGCCGTCGCTGCTTCTGGTCTTCCGCACTCTGGCCTCGCTCGAAGGGTCGATGCGACGGCTGCAGGCCGACTACGACATGGTCGGCCATGCACTCAGCCGCGCACCCCACACGGCGCGACTGATGAACACCCCCCGCGACCTCCTCCTGTCGGCACAGTCCAACGGTGCGCTGCTCGTGGAGCAGCTGCGACGCCTGCCCCGCCGAATGGAGAACCTCGGCCGGTCTCTCGAGGACGGCGCCTTCGTCGTGCAACTGCGTCGTTTCTCCAACCCGTCGGAGCGCAGCTGGCTCGACGGCCTGCTCGGTCAGGTGACCGTCACCATCGTGGGGATCGCGCTGCTTCTCATGGGCATCCTGCTGGCCGTCGCCGACGGCGGACCGGAGCTGACGACCCAGGTGGCGGTCTCGCCCTTCCTCGGCAGCGTCGTGGCTCTCGGCGGCTTCCTGCTGCTGCTGCGAAGCCTCCGACGTGCACTCCGTCTGCGAGGCGACGTGCTCGAGGGTGACGCGTCAGACGGCGAAGCTTGA
- a CDS encoding aldo/keto reductase family protein — MVAYRYLGNSGLKVSEITYGNWVTHASQVEDDAAVKTVHAALDAGITTFDTADTYANTAAEVVLGKALEGQRRESLEIFTKVYFPTGPGGPNDTGLSRKHIMESINGSLKRLGTDYVDLYQAHRFDDETPLEETFQAFADVVRQGKALYIGVSEWTAEQLREGHALAKSLGIQLISNQPQYSMLWRVIEGKVVPASEELGISQIVWSPMAQGVLSGKYLPGQPVPEGSRATDEKSGAQFIKGFLRDEVLEAVQRLKPIAEQAGLTMPQLAIAWVLQNPNVAAALVGASRPEQLADTVKASGVTLDADTMSAIDTALGGAVFDDPEHTYGVSPKQRLT, encoded by the coding sequence GTGGTCGCATATCGCTATCTCGGAAACAGTGGACTGAAGGTCTCGGAGATCACCTACGGCAACTGGGTGACACATGCCTCGCAGGTCGAGGACGACGCCGCCGTGAAGACGGTGCACGCCGCGCTCGACGCCGGCATCACCACCTTCGACACCGCCGACACCTACGCCAACACCGCCGCCGAGGTGGTGCTCGGGAAGGCGCTGGAGGGTCAGCGCCGGGAGTCGCTGGAGATCTTCACGAAGGTGTACTTCCCCACCGGGCCGGGTGGACCCAACGACACCGGGTTGAGCCGCAAGCACATCATGGAGTCGATCAACGGGTCGCTGAAGCGACTGGGCACCGACTACGTCGACCTCTACCAGGCGCACCGATTCGACGACGAGACACCCCTGGAGGAGACCTTCCAGGCGTTCGCCGACGTCGTGCGACAGGGGAAAGCCCTGTACATCGGCGTCTCGGAGTGGACCGCCGAGCAGCTGCGCGAGGGTCACGCCCTGGCGAAGAGCCTCGGCATCCAGCTGATCTCCAACCAGCCGCAGTACTCGATGCTCTGGCGGGTCATCGAAGGCAAGGTCGTCCCCGCGTCGGAGGAGCTCGGCATCTCGCAGATCGTGTGGTCGCCGATGGCCCAGGGCGTGCTCAGCGGCAAGTACCTCCCCGGCCAGCCGGTGCCGGAGGGATCGCGCGCGACCGATGAGAAGAGCGGCGCGCAGTTCATCAAGGGGTTCCTCCGCGACGAGGTGCTCGAGGCCGTGCAGCGACTGAAGCCGATCGCCGAGCAGGCGGGGCTCACCATGCCTCAGCTCGCGATCGCGTGGGTGCTGCAGAACCCCAACGTCGCCGCCGCCCTCGTGGGCGCGTCGCGCCCCGAGCAGCTCGCCGACACCGTCAAGGCCTCGGGTGTCACACTCGACGCCGACACGATGTCGGCCATCGACACCGCCCTCGGCGGCGCCGTCTTCGACGACCCCGAGCACACCTACGGGGTGTCGCCGAAGCAGCGCCTCACGTGA